A genomic window from Maridesulfovibrio sp. includes:
- the trbJ gene encoding P-type conjugative transfer protein TrbJ gives MRLAVTIIFTLNLFVISIPANAMTVTCTNCSDKFLQMLERVTNIEQLESMYKTYAEEMMQTQQQIMMVKQNIEQYTNMVKNTIRLPFATKNSVIRDFKQLASLTMGLKETVSNIEVLDGVYDAYYPNFNSAKQLVGLPSGEVNPRFYKHYADWSERVDEAAKATFKASGQMLKEISESEEFDAYIDKLLNDPEGRMQALEAANRLSLVQITEARKLRALMALHIQNEIMSQQKQEKEDQTRRLHEETFFKNIYKEQLEREDPEPVSNNF, from the coding sequence ATGAGATTAGCAGTTACTATCATTTTCACATTAAATTTGTTTGTGATTTCTATTCCAGCCAACGCCATGACCGTAACTTGCACAAATTGCAGCGACAAGTTTCTCCAGATGCTGGAACGGGTGACCAACATCGAGCAGCTCGAGTCCATGTATAAGACTTACGCTGAGGAAATGATGCAGACCCAGCAGCAAATCATGATGGTGAAGCAGAATATTGAGCAATATACCAACATGGTTAAGAACACCATACGTCTGCCCTTTGCTACAAAGAACAGCGTAATCAGGGATTTTAAGCAACTGGCATCACTGACTATGGGCCTCAAAGAGACCGTCTCAAACATTGAGGTGCTGGATGGCGTTTATGATGCCTACTACCCGAACTTCAATTCAGCAAAGCAGCTCGTCGGACTCCCTTCTGGAGAAGTTAACCCTCGATTTTACAAACACTACGCCGATTGGTCTGAAAGAGTGGATGAAGCTGCAAAGGCAACATTCAAAGCCTCTGGACAAATGCTGAAAGAAATCAGCGAATCAGAAGAATTTGATGCTTACATCGACAAGCTTTTAAACGATCCAGAAGGACGCATGCAGGCTCTTGAGGCTGCCAACCGACTCTCTTTAGTCCAGATAACAGAGGCAAGAAAGTTACGTGCTCTCATGGCACTACACATCCAGAACGAAATAATGTCCCAGCAAAAACAAGAGAAGGAAGATCAAACCCGAAGGCTGCATGAAGAGACTTTCTTCAAAAACATCTACAAGGAACAACTCGAAAGGGAAGATCCTGAACCCGTAAGTAACAACTTTTAA
- a CDS encoding type IV secretion system protein, whose translation MSKNQESPYLNAKEEWFERYGSYITSRNQWRNFALGLLVTCLLSLSINAIQATQNKVVPYVVEIDKLGHSVAVKRADQAEPVSARIIQAEIANLIVNWRTVTADIGLQKKMVQSMSSFVIGAARGATKSWYETNNPYIRGQKNLVEIDIKGIPLPVSSESWRIEWLETVRNHSGVAMSSTKYEATVKVRLSPPTTESQILRNPLGIYVTELSWAKLLEQ comes from the coding sequence ATGTCTAAAAACCAAGAATCCCCATACCTCAACGCCAAAGAAGAATGGTTTGAGCGGTACGGCAGCTACATCACCAGCCGTAATCAGTGGCGCAATTTCGCCCTTGGGCTGCTTGTGACCTGCCTGCTTTCGCTGAGTATAAATGCCATCCAAGCTACCCAAAACAAGGTTGTTCCCTACGTTGTCGAGATAGACAAACTAGGCCACTCGGTTGCCGTAAAACGTGCAGACCAGGCCGAGCCGGTTTCCGCCCGGATCATTCAGGCCGAGATCGCCAATCTTATTGTTAACTGGAGAACAGTCACTGCTGACATCGGGCTTCAGAAAAAGATGGTCCAGAGCATGTCTTCCTTTGTGATCGGTGCGGCCAGAGGAGCAACCAAAAGTTGGTATGAAACAAACAATCCATACATACGAGGACAAAAGAACCTTGTTGAAATTGATATTAAGGGAATCCCCCTTCCTGTCAGCTCAGAAAGCTGGCGTATCGAATGGCTGGAAACTGTGCGCAACCATTCCGGAGTTGCCATGTCCAGCACCAAGTACGAGGCAACGGTCAAAGTACGCCTCTCTCCCCCAACAACTGAAAGCCAGATCCTTAGGAACCCGCTGGGCATTTATGTCACGGAGTTGTCCTGGGCAAAACTTCTTGAACAATAG
- a CDS encoding conjugal transfer protein TrbE (type IV secretion system ATPase VirB4 family): MIRLKDYRDQAKGLPDLLPYAAMVENGIILCKDGSLMAGWQFRAKDMASSTPAELSAVSSTVNNALKILDSGWMCHVEAIRAPSTAYPHAGSSFFPDPVTSMIEEERRSMFQAAGLFYTTETFLVVSYKPQFFTEKLGSMAYENSAQMNSFEKTLSKFKSALDELEDALSSAMQMSRLKDESFTDEFDLTQTYSPLLTLVSRCITGDDHPIVLPHTPMYLDAVIGTEDLRGGIHPKIGDKHISILSLSGLPPESYPTILCCFEGLPVEYRFSNRFIFMDQLEALNELEKYRKSWRQKMVKLIDGIFNSANARTDNDAKSMTEDAEEAIQEIQSGLVGAGFYTSSIVLMSSDPEELEYAIRELRRQVQVRSFHCMVETINALEAWLGTHPGNSYANIRRPIINTMNLADLLPMATIWAGRESNPSPMFPPNSPPLMHCATDGSTPYRLNLHVGDIGHALIFGPTGAGKSTLLGIIAAQFRRYPKATIFAFDKGMSMFPLCKAVGGSHFEIAGDDSSLSFTPLQYVESDSEQSWAEGWIETCATLQGLTVLPAHRNAIHAAMNMLRNNPPHMRSLTDFYHSVQNNELREAIKHYTGQGAMGSLLDAPSDDLGISDFMVFEIEELMNLGDKNLIPVLLYLFHRIEKALTGQPAILILDEAWIMLGHKVFKEKIREWLKVLRKAGCAVVLATQSLSDSARSGILDVLVESCPTKIFLPNATAIQEAQYQLYQNLGLNSRQIEIIASSTPKRDYYVISPEGRRLIDLALGPVALSFVGSSDKGSLARIKELDKLHGQNWPQKWLEERQGDFI; this comes from the coding sequence ATGATCAGACTTAAAGACTACCGCGATCAGGCCAAAGGCCTCCCGGATCTGCTACCATACGCCGCTATGGTCGAGAATGGAATAATCCTTTGCAAGGACGGTTCACTCATGGCCGGTTGGCAGTTCAGGGCAAAAGATATGGCCTCCAGTACTCCTGCCGAGTTAAGTGCGGTCAGTAGCACAGTGAACAACGCTCTCAAGATCCTTGATAGCGGATGGATGTGCCATGTTGAAGCTATTCGGGCTCCATCAACAGCATACCCACATGCCGGATCCAGTTTTTTTCCTGATCCCGTAACATCTATGATCGAAGAAGAACGCCGGAGCATGTTTCAGGCTGCCGGGCTATTTTATACGACAGAAACCTTCCTAGTAGTCAGCTACAAGCCGCAATTCTTTACCGAAAAGCTAGGCAGCATGGCTTATGAAAACTCCGCTCAGATGAACAGCTTTGAAAAAACTCTCTCCAAATTCAAATCAGCACTTGATGAGCTTGAAGACGCTCTTTCTTCAGCCATGCAAATGTCACGTCTAAAAGACGAATCATTCACCGATGAATTTGACCTTACTCAAACATATTCTCCTTTGCTGACGCTGGTCAGCCGTTGCATAACAGGCGACGACCACCCCATCGTGCTTCCACATACCCCTATGTACCTTGATGCTGTTATCGGCACAGAAGATCTTCGAGGCGGAATTCATCCTAAAATTGGAGACAAACATATAAGTATTCTTTCCCTTTCCGGCCTCCCTCCGGAAAGCTACCCTACCATCCTTTGCTGCTTCGAAGGTTTGCCCGTAGAATATCGTTTTTCCAACAGATTCATTTTTATGGATCAACTTGAAGCTCTTAATGAGCTTGAAAAGTACAGAAAGTCATGGCGCCAGAAGATGGTCAAATTAATTGATGGAATTTTCAACAGTGCCAATGCCAGAACGGACAATGACGCCAAGAGCATGACTGAAGATGCAGAGGAAGCAATTCAGGAAATCCAATCCGGACTTGTCGGTGCTGGTTTCTATACCTCAAGTATTGTTCTGATGAGTTCAGACCCTGAAGAGCTGGAGTACGCTATCAGGGAATTACGCCGACAGGTTCAGGTAAGATCCTTTCACTGCATGGTGGAAACCATCAATGCACTTGAAGCATGGCTTGGAACACATCCAGGTAACTCATATGCCAACATTCGCAGGCCAATAATTAATACCATGAACCTTGCAGACCTGTTGCCGATGGCAACAATCTGGGCTGGCCGTGAATCTAATCCGTCTCCAATGTTTCCGCCGAACTCTCCTCCGTTAATGCATTGTGCTACAGACGGTTCCACACCATACAGACTAAACCTTCATGTTGGAGATATTGGGCACGCCCTTATATTCGGCCCCACTGGAGCGGGTAAATCAACTCTTCTGGGAATAATCGCCGCTCAATTCAGACGCTATCCCAAAGCAACAATTTTTGCCTTTGACAAAGGGATGTCCATGTTTCCCTTGTGCAAGGCTGTCGGCGGATCTCATTTTGAAATAGCCGGCGACGACTCCAGTCTGTCTTTTACTCCTCTTCAGTATGTTGAGTCCGACTCAGAGCAAAGTTGGGCTGAAGGATGGATCGAAACATGCGCTACTTTGCAAGGACTGACAGTCCTTCCGGCGCATAGAAATGCAATTCATGCCGCCATGAACATGCTCCGGAACAATCCTCCTCATATGCGTTCCCTGACAGATTTTTATCACAGTGTCCAAAACAATGAGCTTCGCGAAGCAATCAAGCACTACACAGGCCAAGGAGCCATGGGTTCATTACTTGACGCTCCTTCTGATGATCTTGGAATTTCCGATTTCATGGTTTTTGAAATTGAAGAACTCATGAACCTTGGAGACAAAAACCTGATTCCAGTCCTGCTTTACCTTTTCCACCGAATTGAAAAAGCACTCACCGGTCAGCCGGCTATTTTGATTCTGGACGAAGCATGGATCATGCTTGGGCATAAGGTATTCAAAGAAAAAATACGTGAATGGCTCAAAGTTCTGCGTAAAGCTGGATGCGCGGTCGTCCTCGCAACTCAGTCTTTATCAGACTCTGCCCGGTCCGGGATTCTTGATGTCCTTGTGGAGTCCTGCCCGACCAAGATTTTTCTTCCAAACGCGACCGCAATTCAGGAAGCGCAATATCAGCTCTATCAGAATCTGGGACTTAATTCCCGGCAGATAGAAATTATCGCATCCTCTACCCCCAAACGCGACTACTACGTTATTTCCCCTGAAGGGCGCAGACTGATTGACTTGGCCCTAGGCCCGGTCGCCCTTTCCTTCGTCGGCTCCTCAGACAAGGGAAGCCTTGCGCGAATCAAAGAGCTGGACAAGCTCCACGGACAAAACTGGCCACAAAAATGGCTTGAAGAACGACAGGGAGATTTCATATGA
- a CDS encoding toxin co-regulated pilus biosynthesis Q family protein, whose product MRILILILLLVFPAGCTGIRNAAKQVEVVEQAAPMYEDHEVDSIVEEAALKVAAHYPPGRTVLHLTVSDNPCGWKFEAGLREQGFQFSPKTTDSNVLDMNMRFDSITNSTLYYLYLGSSDGWSFGQVYNLTFEGFEKSGLLTQTPAFFEFVGGDAEQVESPLNENWSIVPGGLRDQLKRWAGRSEYTLVWKANHDFEMQSHATFRDTFPRAIKRLFARMHTNGNSLRVTLYQANKHIVVSED is encoded by the coding sequence ATGAGAATCCTGATTCTGATCTTACTTTTAGTCTTCCCCGCTGGCTGCACCGGCATACGTAATGCTGCCAAACAAGTTGAAGTCGTTGAGCAGGCTGCCCCCATGTACGAGGATCACGAAGTTGATTCCATCGTTGAAGAAGCCGCGCTCAAGGTTGCCGCACATTATCCCCCAGGCCGGACCGTCCTGCACCTGACTGTTTCTGACAATCCATGCGGTTGGAAATTCGAAGCAGGCCTGCGCGAACAGGGTTTCCAGTTCAGCCCGAAAACCACTGATTCCAATGTGCTGGATATGAACATGAGGTTTGATTCAATCACCAATAGCACACTCTATTACCTGTATCTCGGATCATCTGATGGCTGGTCATTTGGGCAGGTCTACAACCTGACTTTTGAAGGATTCGAAAAATCCGGGCTGCTCACCCAGACCCCGGCGTTCTTTGAATTTGTCGGTGGTGATGCCGAACAAGTTGAATCACCCCTCAATGAGAACTGGTCCATAGTTCCCGGCGGGCTTCGAGATCAGCTCAAACGCTGGGCCGGTCGCTCAGAATATACGCTGGTCTGGAAAGCGAATCATGACTTTGAGATGCAATCCCACGCAACTTTCAGGGACACATTCCCAAGAGCAATAAAGCGGCTTTTTGCCCGCATGCACACCAACGGAAACTCCCTGCGAGTGACCCTTTACCAAGCCAATAAACATATTGTTGTCAGTGAGGATTAA
- the trbL gene encoding P-type conjugative transfer protein TrbL yields MIKKVRIMIFSLKICKNIRLHQSIRNKKLFYIITLSTLILLFATKVLANENIEPTQDTHLLSILLKSFQTEADKWEPLIQGYSLSLFKYLLIIDIVWKGIRLGIKRAPVEEIISEIFMFVLFSTIMLVTIFHYKEWSNSIITLFSHIAQDAGAPEATPTAIFKAGMKILGKIWAEASLWSPVTGTVYALCAVAIIITFSLIAAQMMMVKCESFIVLNAGAILLGLGGAQVTREYAINFLRYALSVALKLFVMQLLVSLSITFIDKFIGLNAKSVEEIFVVLGASVIILALTMSIPDIVSGIVNGSHVSTGNAMASAVTAISTASSAAVKSIGSAASGAIGGAVGAKRGMDALKEACSFADSAGKSGKSKLGHMAGTGMRALRDNLSQGKSAGFRSSVKAQHEAFKMQLPNDSSDK; encoded by the coding sequence ATGATAAAAAAGGTACGCATAATGATTTTCTCCCTTAAAATTTGTAAAAATATACGCTTACATCAGTCCATACGCAACAAAAAGCTCTTCTATATTATTACATTAAGCACACTTATTCTTTTATTTGCAACCAAAGTTTTAGCCAATGAAAACATTGAACCCACTCAAGACACACACTTACTATCAATTCTTTTGAAAAGTTTCCAAACTGAAGCAGATAAATGGGAACCTCTTATACAAGGATACTCACTTAGTCTTTTTAAATATCTCCTCATTATAGACATCGTATGGAAAGGAATAAGGCTCGGTATTAAAAGAGCACCGGTAGAAGAAATCATATCTGAAATTTTTATGTTCGTATTGTTTTCCACCATCATGTTGGTGACAATTTTCCACTATAAAGAATGGTCCAATTCAATAATTACTCTTTTTAGCCATATCGCCCAAGACGCAGGGGCTCCTGAAGCCACACCAACAGCTATTTTCAAGGCTGGCATGAAAATACTAGGGAAAATTTGGGCTGAAGCCTCACTGTGGAGTCCGGTTACCGGCACAGTATACGCTCTATGCGCAGTTGCAATAATCATAACGTTTTCTCTGATCGCAGCCCAAATGATGATGGTAAAATGCGAATCCTTCATAGTCCTCAACGCAGGTGCGATCCTCCTTGGCTTAGGAGGAGCACAGGTAACCAGAGAATATGCAATCAACTTCCTGCGCTACGCCCTTTCAGTCGCTCTAAAACTTTTTGTTATGCAACTTCTGGTTTCTCTAAGCATAACTTTTATCGACAAATTCATAGGTCTTAATGCCAAAAGCGTTGAAGAAATTTTCGTAGTACTTGGCGCATCAGTAATAATTCTCGCCCTCACTATGTCCATCCCAGACATCGTTTCAGGAATAGTTAACGGTTCACATGTTTCCACCGGTAATGCCATGGCTTCCGCAGTCACTGCTATCAGCACGGCTTCATCTGCTGCGGTAAAAAGCATTGGCTCCGCCGCCAGTGGGGCCATAGGAGGAGCAGTTGGAGCCAAGCGCGGCATGGATGCCCTTAAAGAAGCATGCTCATTTGCAGATTCTGCAGGCAAAAGCGGCAAGAGCAAACTGGGACATATGGCCGGCACAGGAATGAGAGCCTTACGAGACAACCTTTCCCAGGGCAAATCCGCAGGCTTCCGAAGCAGCGTCAAAGCTCAACATGAAGCATTCAAGATGCAACTACCTAACGATTCTTCGGACAAATAA
- the trbG gene encoding P-type conjugative transfer protein TrbG translates to MKHLILTFFLVLTACSGWAAPNQQQAEQQDSDMGLMNKVFAQHSPPETRNTAGSTARNRSYLTTEMAQPDYISKTNVRLNSKEWEALKLSKEWINRKINPVMESNGRLVYIYGATMPTIICSPLMTSDLELQPGENVNDVIVGDTARWLVVVGQSGTPGRESTHIIIKPLDAGLVTTAVITTDRRVYHLKLVSRRKGYNPYVSFIYPEDQKKVLEASLKRKKKKDIWDTTQIEGKNVDLSALDFSYTISGDEPGWKPMRVYNDGIRTFIQLPRTSTQTEIPVLLVEKAGQEAIVNYRVKGNAMIVDEIFEKAILVAGTGSEQAKVEIARVEVTK, encoded by the coding sequence ATGAAGCATCTCATTTTAACTTTTTTTCTTGTTCTGACCGCCTGTTCCGGTTGGGCTGCGCCCAATCAACAACAGGCCGAACAACAAGACTCTGATATGGGTTTGATGAACAAGGTATTTGCGCAGCATTCACCGCCGGAAACCAGAAATACTGCTGGCAGCACGGCTAGAAATCGGTCTTATTTGACTACTGAAATGGCGCAGCCGGATTACATATCTAAAACAAACGTTCGTCTTAATAGCAAAGAATGGGAAGCTTTGAAGCTTTCCAAAGAATGGATCAACCGCAAAATCAACCCGGTAATGGAGAGTAACGGCAGGCTGGTTTACATCTACGGAGCGACCATGCCGACCATCATCTGCTCTCCGCTAATGACCTCTGATCTTGAACTTCAGCCGGGTGAAAACGTCAATGATGTGATTGTCGGTGACACTGCCCGCTGGCTTGTGGTTGTCGGTCAGTCCGGAACTCCGGGACGAGAGTCAACACACATCATTATCAAGCCCCTCGATGCCGGGTTGGTTACCACTGCGGTCATCACTACAGACCGTAGGGTCTACCACCTTAAGCTTGTATCTCGCCGCAAGGGTTACAATCCATACGTTTCTTTCATCTACCCTGAAGATCAGAAGAAAGTCCTTGAAGCCAGCCTGAAACGTAAAAAGAAAAAAGACATTTGGGACACGACCCAGATTGAAGGGAAGAACGTGGATCTCTCCGCCCTGGACTTTAGCTACACCATAAGTGGCGATGAACCGGGATGGAAGCCCATGCGCGTTTACAATGACGGAATCAGAACTTTCATCCAGTTGCCGAGAACTTCAACCCAGACCGAAATTCCGGTGCTGTTGGTTGAAAAGGCCGGACAGGAAGCCATCGTAAACTATCGGGTCAAAGGGAACGCCATGATCGTTGACGAGATCTTTGAAAAAGCAATCCTGGTTGCCGGCACAGGATCTGAACAGGCCAAAGTTGAAATTGCACGGGTGGAGGTGACCAAATGA